A segment of the Bdellovibrio bacteriovorus genome:
GGGAAGATTTACGCGCAGGTCCCAGTAGGTTTTTTCAGAATAAGATCCGCCAAAGAAAGGCAGCTCAACGCCCGCTTCAAAAAGATCCAGCAGCACCACTCCCCGGTCCGTCAGCACACCCTTGCCACCATTGCTTTCGCGATAGGCCTGAGCAGAACCACTTAACAGCGTCAAAGAAATGACAAGCATCATCAGTGCCTTCACTACTCCTCCTTGTTCAGTGGATACAACGACAAACTGAGCTGAAACACCTGATCTTTGGTTTCGCTTTCAGAAAGAAAAAGCCCCAGCTTGCGCCGAAACGCCTTGATCATCTGTTTGGCCTCGTGCAGTTTGCGGGAATCCGTGGCCACCACAATGGAGGACTGATCCCGGTGCCCCAGCGACAGATCCTGCAGCGCCTGCACAGAACGAAGCAGCACCGCTTTCTGAAAACGGCGATGGGCTTCTGTCGCAGCCACATCACTTAAGATGTCCGTCGTGAATCCCTCGGAAGTGTCGACCCACGTGCCATCACTTTCGATACGCAACAATCCCACCGCCTGCAGTCGGTCCACACATTCCTGTGCCTGATCAGAGGATATCCCCATCACCAGAGCCACCCACTGAACGTCCGGCTGAAAGCTTTTCAGCTTCAGCAGTTCCAGTATGTGATAGTGCCGGGGATCGGAGATGATTTTAAAGGTCTCCAAAGGAATCTTCTGCAGCCTGACGACGTTGTTTTTCGCTCGGCGGGTGTGACGCCGGTATTTCTTCAATTCTGCTTTTTTGAAATTTTCAATGGCCTGATCACTCAGATGAATCTTGCGCCCGATGGCTTCCACCAGTTCAGGATGGATCGGTCGCTTGCCGAGCAGAATTTTGGACAGGCGGGAGTCATCAATCCCGATATAGCGGGCATAGGCCCTCTGGGAAAAATGACGGTCATTGGCGCGTTTTTCTTTGTAGTGATCTTTCAGGACATCGACAAAGTTTTTAGTGCTCATGCACCGATCAGATCAGGCACTGAACAACAAGGCAATCGCGGTGCGGCCGCGAAATCTTAAGTGTTTGCAACCCGCACCTTAAAGGCCCGCACTATTCCTTGCGGCCTCCGTGAATCATGTCCGAAACCAACCCTTGATCGTGGCGATTTTCCGCGACAACAATTCCCACAATATGCCCAACAACAAATGCGACAAAGAACCACATCATCAGTTCGTGAATTTCTTTGACGGGATTCAGGGCTTCTTTACTGATCCCCAGCTCGGTTTTGAAATAGAGCAAAAGACCGGAAGCCACCATAAAGACCGTGACCAGATAAAACAGCGCATAACCGGTTTTAACGAGTGTATAATGAACGGCATTGGCTTTCTGTCCTGCGGGAACCTTTGGCAGATTCCAGGCGCTTTGAGCCGCATGCGTGGCCGGGCATTTTTTAACGGCAAAGATCCCCACCAGAACCCGCACCAGCAGCAAGCCCCCTAACGTGAAGCCCAGCACATAGTGCCAGTCCCACATGGGAGTCCGAATACTGACTGCAATATCCTTGGCCAGCTCTGGAGTGATCGTGGTTCCGGCTTCCTGAAGTTTGTTTTCGATCAGCGCGGAATTGGTGCGCCAGCTTAAAAAGGTTTTACGCAAAAAAGCTGTTCCCAGCAGTCCCAAAATTGCCAGGGCATTCAGCCAGTGCCAGACGCGCAGACTTAGAGGTTGGTATTTTTTAAAACTGTAGTTGTTCATGCCGCCAACTTAGCACATCAACCCACGCGGCTGAAGGACAAAAGAGCGGACTTTAAGTCATCTGCAACTTCCAACCCCCGGATGACTCCCATACGCACCAGTCGTTCGCGCAGATTTTCGCGCAGAGAACACAGGCGGATTTCCGCCGGCTTCAGACGGATCTCCCTTTGCACCTGAGCCAGCCACGGTATGGCGTCGGCACTGATGGAATCCACATCCTGAAAATACAGCACCACACAACTGACCTCGCGCTTGGCGAGAAGTTCCTGACGGCAGGCCTCCAGGGCCGGCAACACCGGGGTGTTGATCTCGCCCGAGAAACTCACCACCAGCATTTTGTTTTTCTGGTTGAAACTATACTGAAACGACTTCTGATCTTCCAACGTACAACTCCTAGAAATCGGCTTCTTTAATTTTTTACATGGTAACACAAGAAGCGCAGCATTAAAATTTCTCAAGAAAACCATATCAAGATGATCCAGCACCGTATTTCGGAGCCCGAATAACACTCCGTTTGACAAGGATTAGCCGTCCAAATACATCTTTCAGGGTTTATTTCGGAGGGATTCATGAAAGTATTTGCAGCACTCCTGCTTGCCGTCTTTGTCACGACTTCAACGGCCTTTGCCGCGCCAAAAACGACGCCTCAAAACAGCGCGACAGTAAGAATCAATCCCGACACTCTTCGCCGCATGTTCCTTGACCGCAATGTGGGTATTGCGATTTCCCTGAACAACGTTCATCAGGCCAAAGAGCGCGTGAATGTGGCCCGTGGCAACCTGCTGCCTTCCGTGAATCTGGGTGGCGCTATTTCCAGTGGACCTTCCTTTGCGCTGAACACAGTTTCCTTCCTGTTGCCGTTCCTGATGCCGTCCAACTGGATGGATCTGAAAGAAAACACCTACTTGCTTAAGGCGCAGGGCATGTCCCACTACATCGCCCAGTTGAATGGGTATTCTTCTGCGTACTCCATCTACATGACGATCCTGGGTGATATCGAACTGCGTGGTATCCTGGCCCTGCAATACGAAAATCTGAAAGCGATCGAGGAACAACTGCGCCTGCCTGCTCAGTTGGGCATGATCCGCGAAGAGGAATACCTGCAAGCCCAGGCACAAACACAGATGGCGCTGGTTCAGTTGTCCCAGGTGGACGAATTGGTACTTCAGGAAAAAGCCGCTATTCGTGAATTGCTGGGCCTGTCTTTGACGACCGAAATCGTTTTCGAGGACGCCGCGGTTGCGGTTTCACCGGTTGAAAACTGGTCCCCGCAATCATTGCTGACCCAGGTGCACGAAAACTCCCCGGAAAGCCGTCAGATGGCAGCCATGATCACTTCTGCTCAATACAACAAGTGGAGCAAAGCTTTCAGCTTCCTCGGTGGACATTCCCTGGGCGCCTCCCGCATGAACGGCGCCATGGGAAGCCTTGAACACTCTGGCTCTGTGAATTTTGGCTTTGCATATTTCCCAAATTTGAAAATCAGCAACCTGAATATCGAACAACTGAAACTGCGCAAAAAAGAACTGCAGTTGGAACAGGCGAACCTGATTGAAGTGACTTTGGGTTCCCTGATGGAAGCGCAGAAACAGTACAATGCCGCGGCCTTGGCGCACGCAAATCTGGTGAAAGTCTATGACGCTGAAGTTCTGCGCTATAAACTGGGCATGACAGACTTGCTGCACGTACTGGAGGCTTCTAACGGCCTGACCAATTCCGTGACCAACAAAATCAAAGCCCAGACGGCCCTGAACACTTTGCGTATCAGCCTTCACCGTATCATGATTTCAGAGCAGTTCGCGAAAGTGGAGGACTGTGAAATTGAACGCCGCGGTTCGGGCGGCATCAAAGGCAAATTGGGCCGTGTCTTTAATCCGGAAAAATACCAGGTCACCCTGGACGAAGTCTGCGGCAACTAACGCAGAAACTGGACATCGAAGTGGCCGTTGGAGGTTTCCTCCGGCCACACCAGAAAGATGTCACCATTCAGCTCCGCCACGTAAAGGCGTGTGAAGACCGCCTCCCCCTGCCAGTAAAAGGAACTTCCCATCCGAAAGTTCCGGCTGACCGTTTCCGACAACATTTCAAATCCGACCACTCTTAAGCGATCCCCGCGATGCAGATCATCGCCTCTCTCAGATTCCCTGATCACCAGTTCCTGGCCCACCTGCAGTGAGCATCTATCCAGTGTTTTCACAAGCCCTCCCAAAAAGTTCACGTGGACTCTTGGACTTCAGTTTAACCGCCTAAAATCCAAGAATCCCTTCACAGTCTCATTCTGACTATTGCACACCACTGGAAGCAGAACGTTCAGGACGTCCCTTCCCCGGACCACCGCCGCGGCCAAACTTAGGCGGAGCCTCAAAGCCTTTCTCTTGCAGACAGGCATCAATTTTTGAGCGGGTTTCATCATCGGGGGCCTGAGGTCTTTGCCCCGGCTCGGGCTGGGCAATGCCAAGCTCTTCATGGCAGGCACGGAACGCCTCTTTCAGGGCTTCGTGGGACTTTTCCTGAGCCCAGCTTGTGTGCGCTGAAGTCACCGTCACCAACATCAGGGTCGCGATCAATTGTTTTTGCAGAGTTTTAAACATAAGGACCTCCTCGTCCTTTTCAAGAATAGAAAAGGACTATGGAGGCAGAATGGAACAGTCCCGGAACAGGACGCTTGCAAGGACCTTTTAACGGGCTTCGCAAACAATTCCCGGCTCTTGAGAGGTGCCGGTCAGGTTGTAGTAATGGCGGGAATCCAGATCGTTGATGAAAAGATCACCCGTGTAACGCCCCATGAAGGCGCCGTTTTTCAAAACCGGGCTGATACGGATGTGCACCATGCCCGCGGCCCCGCCGCGCAGATTCACATCATCCATGGATGATGCTGGAACAAGGACAACATCAGAACGCGTGTAAGTCTGGCCGGTGATCTTGTCGTGAAACTTCAAAGCCGCCCCAAGATTGTAAGCACCAACAACAGGTTTTAGCGGATCAATAGTGCGGTTGAAGATGACCTCAATCACGGCGTCAGCGCGCATCGGTTCATAACCCGGCACGCACACAAGTTTGGCGACAGAAGCTCCGGCATGCAGGGACGAAAAAAGAACAACAGCGGAAATCAAAAGTTTTTTCATAAGGGGACTTCTACCTGAAGCCCCTCCCCCTTTGCAAGGGTCATAAAAGCCAGTCTTACTTGGCTTTCAATAAGCTAGTTTTTGGCGTGCAAAGCCACTTTATTGCCTTCCGTGTCCTCGAAAGTGGCAATAAAACCGTACTGGCCAATGCTCTTTTTATCCGTCAGCGTCTTCCCGCCTTTGTCTTTGATCTTTTTAAGACTGTCTTCAATGCTGTTCACACTGAAGTAAAGCAAACAGCCATCATGCGACGGCTTGTAGTCAGAGCCCTGCACCAGCGCCCCGGTGGCACCCGGCTCTTTTTCCTTCATGGGAAACATCGCCATTTTGACGGGGCCCATTTCGCTCAAAGTAAAGGAAACATCGAAAGACTGCTCATAGAACTTCATGGCACGGCTCATGTCTTTGACCGGGATTTCAAACCAACCGCAGATATGCATAAGAACTCCTTTGTGATGCTGGAGTTCATTGTAAAGGCAGGCTTTAAAAAAAATAATGCCCACGTGTAAAACACATGGGCACAGAGGATCTGGAGAAAAACGAATTGTTCTTATTTGAATCGAATCAGAGTCACTCAAAAGCACACTCTATTTTTTTCATCCAAGAAACAATTATATTGTTTGAGCTCCTTTTAGTGAGGGATCAATTCAATTGATCCTATTCACGGTCCTCTTTGGACTCTTTGATGCTTCGGTTATTTCTAACTTCATTCATCCAGAGTTCATACTTCAATAGTACTCCTTCAAAAAAATAAGAAAACCGCAAACTCGCTCCCTTACTGCATCTTAAGCCCCGGCAGGACTTTGCAATCTCACTGGCGTTTGTTCACTGAACGAAGGAATTGAAAAATCTGAATCCATTCCAGATTCGCCCACGCACAAGGTCCTAAAAATTATGTCTCGGTAACAATTTTTCCGACGAACACCCCGTGTCAGCTAGCATCTGTCGAAGAACACACAGCATCTTTCACGGAGGAACGATGAATTTGATCTCTAAAAAGTCCCTGGTATTGGCCGCTTTCCTTTCCATGACCGCTTGTGCGGGCCAAGACTACAGCTCCGCCGAAGTCCTTCCGGACGACACCGAAATGGAGCAGACAATTCCCGAAACAGAACCCGTCGACAAATCCACTGCCGCAGAAAATGAAACGGCATCAAACGAAGACACCACCACTGTGCTTGAAAGCGAAGCGATTCTGAAAAACTATGATCATCTGGATCCGAAAAGACTGATCAACTCAAAAGCGCTGGCCGAAGCGGTTGTATACTTCGACAAAAACCAGTCCCGCATATCAAAAACAAAAAATACATGTCCCTGATCGATTTCGGCAAACGTTCCACTCAAGCCCGTTTCTTTATTATTAATATGTCCACTGGTGAAGTGACAGCCATCCACACCGCCCACGGTAAGGGCTCTGATGCCAACCATGACGGCTACGCGGACAAGTTCAGCAACAAATCCGGTTCCAACGCGAGTTCTTTGGGCTATTATCTGGCGGCAGAAACTTATACCGGCAAACACGGTTTGTCTTTGAAGCTGGATGGCCTTTCCAGCACGAACTCCAACGCACGCGCCCGCGCCGTGGTGATCCACGGAGCAAGCTATGTGAAGGAATCCAGTGTTATTCAAGGTCGCAGCTGGGGCTGCCCGGCCGTGGCAAATCACCTGCGTGACAAGGTCATCGGCATGCTTAAAGGCGGCAGTTTGATCTACGCCTTCGCCAAGTAATTACTTGATCACAGGTTTTGTATCCGGCGGAGTTTTAATTTCTCCACAGGCGATCCGGTCTCCGGCTTCGCCTGCGGGCTGGGATTTATAATCATCCGCTTTCGCATGAATCACGATCGCGGTCCCCTCTTTGGAGACCACAGAGTTTTTTCCCGCCCGGACGGTGAGCATCGGATTGACAACATCCACGGACGCCGTCCCGTCTTCTTTCACGACAATATTATTGAAGTCCCCCGCATGCGGGCCGCCTTTGCTTTTGTGGCCGTGCTTCTTTTTATCCGGATTAAAGTGGGCGCCGGCGGATTTGAAATCTGGAGCGGTACACAGGCCCTTTTCGTGAATATGAAAGGCTTTTTCCCCAGGGGGAAGATTCTGCAGTTCCATCTGGATGCGCATCCCGTTGGTCACATCAGTCAGCGTCGCATTCCCGACCTGTTCACCCTTGGCATTACGAATGATGATGGCTATAGGGTCTTGCTGTGCATAGACCGAACTTGCTCCCACGAGGGTCAGCACCAGGGCTTTACTAAGGGCTTTAAACATAAAATTCCTCCCGCGAAAATATCAAACTAAGTTAAGGCGGATTTGAGGAATCTCCAAAATAGAATACCTTGTAATTTACCAGATTTAACCTAGGCTAAGTTATACATCTATTCGAGGGGAAAATTATGAAATGGATTTTGGCTGTTCTTGTCGCCGCACTTGCCGGATGCTCCACTACACCCAAGAAAGAATCCCCGTCCACTGGCGCCGTCGTGCCGGATGTTACCGCACCTTCAACCATTGACTACGTTGCTTTACAAACTTTCCTGGGACTGGATCGTGCGCCGGAAGAGCTGGGTTACACGGAAAGAGCTTTCAACACCTGTGACGCCGGTTATGGTTATTCCCGCTCGCAGAACTGCCGTCAGGAAGTCTTTGTGGTGCTGCATTTTCGACTGCTGTGTCGTGATTCTGAAGGAACCATTTCCACAATCCTGACAGAGTCAGACGTAACACCGATTGCTGGCAGGACCGTGAAATGGAGTTTAAAAGGAATGACTGGAACAGCCCTGACTGATGGTCTGGGCTATGGACAGATTCGCACGGTGTCCCCAAGATCCCAGCGCCGCGAGCGTGCGCGCCTGGCCGTGGGATCTGAGTTCTTGTACATGCGAGCTAACGAGATCACAAAAATCATCACACCACGTCCGTGGTGCAATCCTTAATTGCAATCCACCTCCTGAATGTCGAGGGTCACGTTTTTCGCAAAAGCGCGTCCCTTGCCCTCACCAATGATAGTTGCTGACAAGTTTCCGCGCAGGATGTCTGATCCACCACAGGCGGTTTCAAGCAGCACGTCTTTCTGCCCCACATACTGTGTTGTTTTTTCGGCTTTTTCAGCGGCAACAATTTCAAGGGTCTGTTTGGCGCCCTGGCTGCCGGCTTTGAAGATTTCAACTTCCGCTTTCACGCGGGTCTGCTGCGGATACGCACGCAGGCTGATCAATTGCTGACTGTCGCGCACAACAATCTTTTTTCCGGCTGCCGCCTTCAAGGTCAGTGCAAAGGTGCAACTGCCACGGGCAATCTTGCTGGTTTCCTCTTTCTTGACATAAAGTCCGTTGGGGATGCGCACACGGCCTTCGGCTTCGTTCAGTTCATAACGGCCCGGGGCCCACTCGCAGGCATTACCCGCAGTTTCGACAAATCCCGTTTGGGCAGCCGAAGCGGCCAAAGACATAAAGGTGAAGGAAGCTGCCAGCAAAGTGTGTCTCATCATAATTCCCCCCGGAATTTTACTGGGGCCCGATTGCCACCAGAGTGCATGTCAGAAGGAAACTATTTCAAGAAGAGTGCCAGATTTTTTGGCTCCAGATTAAAGCGCGGACTTACCAGAAAAACACTGAACCCAGTGGAGCATGCCCTGTGAGTTGGCAGCGATCCCCACACCCATGGTGCGAAAGTTGGAACTTAGAATGTTATTGCGATGACCGGCGGAACTCATCCACCCTGCCATGACCTGAGCTGCGGTGGAATAACCGGCCGCGATGTTTTCACCCCAGTAACTTCCGGAAAGGCCAAAGCGCGCAAATCTTTGTGTGGTGGTTTCCGTAGGACTGTCGTGGGCAAAAAAGTTTCGTGCAACCATATCGTCGGCGTGGGCCTGAGCCTCGGCCACACAGGCTGGCAGGGCCACCAAAGCGTCCAGTCCCCGGCTGGTGCGCTCGTGGTTGACCGCCATAAGGACTTCGCAGGCCATCCCTGTCATGGGATCACATTCCGCCTCGCTGCTTTCGCCATTGGACTCTTGTTCGTTGCTGCCACCGGCGCCAGGCCCTGCGCTGTCCCCGCCACCACCACCCGCACAGGCGGTCAGAGCCAGCACAAACAAGAATAAAAATGAGACACGAACCATACCGTCCTCCTGCGCAAATTAAAGCAAGGACGGAGCCAATAAATCAAAACTGCTGAGGTGATTGAAATCGGGAACTTAGAAGAGCTGCGGGAGCTTTGAATTTCAGACAAAGTGTAAGCTGTCTGAAGCGTCGACAGAAAAAACAGGATTCAGAAATAAAAAAAGGCGGAAATTTCTTTCCGCCTTTTTCATTAAGATGAAAATCTTAAAATTAGAAACGACCACCGCGGTTACCACCGCCGAAACCGCCACCACGGTTGCCGCCGCCACCGCCGCGACCACCACCGAAGCCACCACGGTTCTCACGAGGAGCCATTGGTTTAGCTTCAGATACGTTCATTGCACGACCCATCAACTCAACGCCGTTCAATTTAGCGATTGCAGTTGCAGCTTCGTCGTCAGTAGACATTTCAACGAAAGCGAAACCTTTAGAACGACCAGTTTCACGATCGATCACGATGCGTGCAGATTCAACATTTCCGAATTCTGCGAAAGTGTCAGCCAAAGACTGATCATCCAAAGAATAAGAAAGATTTCCAACGTAGATTTTTTTACCCATATAAACCTCCTAAGATTTGCTTTTGGGAAGCTCTTAAGAGGTCTTGGGCCCTATGCCCGAAAACTCTCCAGAGACTAAATTCTTACTAGGGAATTTCTAGCGAATTTCTCGGAAAAGGGGAAGCAATTAAAATGAGAATAACCTAAATGAGCATTATTTCGCTGAAACCTGCGAACACTCAGGGATATGAAAGCGGCGCGCAAAAACAAACAAAATATTGTGAAATCAAAGACTTAAAGCCCAAAATGGGGTTTCAGCGGCAAAACCCCACCCTGTAAGAGGTCTAGACCCCCCAGGGGGCCCGGAAGCCCCGTGGCGGCCCCCTTAGCGGCCATCCACCAGGCGGATGCCGTCATCGTGGACCGTAATCAGGCGTTTTTTGTAAAGCCCACCCAGGGCGATTTTGTACTTCTTTTTGCTGACTCCGAACAAATCATAAATCGCCTCAGGATCTGTTTTGTCGGTGATGGGCAGGAAGCCGCCTTTGGACTTCAACAGCTCCATGATGCGCTCACCAATATCGGCGGTGGCTTTGTGGCCGGCCTCGTTCAGACGCAGATCGATTTTTCCGTCATCACGCACCTGCTTGATAAAACCCTTCAGACGCTGACCGTATTCCAACTGTTGAAACACCTCATTCGCATACAGCATGCCCCAGTGACGGCCATTGATGATGGCTTTGTATCCCAGATCAGTTTTCGCAGCGATCAACAGATCCACGCTTTGCCCGGCTTCGTAATTGCCGGATTCTTTGTCGATGAAACGGTCCAGACGCATGGACGAGGCAATGCGATCCGTCTTATCCAGATACAAATAGACCAGAACATTCTGACCGATTTTCAAATCACGGGTTTGTTCACTGAATGGCAGGAACAAATCCTTCGGCAATCCCCAGTCCAAAAAAGCACCCACGCGCTCAATGGATTTCACTTTCAGCAAACCGAAAGTCCCGACCATCGCAAACGGCATTTCTGTCATGGCAACAAGGCGGTCTTCCGAGTCAAAACAGACAAACACTTCCAGTTCGGCACCGACTTCGCAGTTCTCGGGCTGATAGCGTGCGGGCAACAGGATTTCCCCGTCACTTCCACCATCCAGAAAGACCCCGTATTCCATTTTTTTGACGACTTTAAGCTTGTTGATCTGACCGATTTGAACCATGGCGAAGTGATGCCACAAAACCGCCATAGGGGGTACCTAAATCTGGAGCGGGTCATTTTTTCGTATTTTCATTCAGAACTCGACAAGAAAAGCCCCGCCTGCTACCTAAATATTTTTCATTTTCCCGAGGTGTCTTGTGTCGCAAAATCAATTCTCATCACTTCCCCTGTCCCCGGAGCTGCTGGCTGTTGTTCAGGAACTGGGTTTTGAGACACTGACACCGATCCAGCAGGAAAGCATCCCGCTGCTTCTGGCAGGAAAAGACATCATCGGCCAGGCCAAAACCGGCAGCGGAAAAACCGCGGCCTTCTCACTTCCGATCCTGAACAAGATCCAGATCGACCTGCCTCAGTTGCAGGCGCTGATTTTGTGCCCGACCCGCGAGCTGGCAAGTCAGGTGGTCACTGAAATCCGCAAACTGGGCCGTCGTTTACCGGGCCTGAAGGTTCTGGCCATGACCGGGGGCCAATCCGGCCGTGAGCAGGCGGATGCTTTGGAAAACGGCGTGCAGATCGTTGTCGGCACTCCGGGCCGTCTGGCTGACTTTGTCGGTCGCAGCCGCATTGATCTTTCGGCCGTGAAAACCGTTGTGCTGGATGAGGCCGACAAAATGCTCGACATGGGTTTTGCCGATGAAATCAAAACTGTGATGCGCGATCTGCCAGGTTCGCGCCAGACCGTGCTGTTTTCCGCAACCTTCCCTGAATCCATCGAGCATCTTTCACGCAAATACCAGCGTCATGCACAGCAGGTGATCATCGAGGACGAAGAACAAAACCTGATTGAACAGTTGGTTTATGACAGCGAGGACGATGACAAAACCAACGTGCTGATGCGCATTCTGCAGCAGCATCCGTCGGATTCCACCATCATCTTCTGCAACACCAAAAACGCCGTGGCGGAAATCGCCGAGCGCCTGAATGATCTGGGGGCTGCCAGCGGCTGCCTGCACGGAGACATGGAACAGCGTGAACGCGACCGCGTGATGGCGATGTTCCGTAACGGTTCCCACCGTATTCTGGTGGCCACCGACGTAGCCGCACGCGGTTTGGATATCGACAGTCTGGAACTGGTCATCAACTTTGACCTGCCCCTGTCACCGGAAATCTATGTTCACCGCATCGGTCGCACCGGGCGCGCAGGTAAAACCGGCGTGGCGGTCACCATCGCCCACCCCAAAGACACTTTGAAACTGGCGCAGTTTGAAGACCTGACCGGCGGCAAATTCGCACGTCCTTCGTTGGGCTTTAAGAATCAGTACGGCTTGAATAAAACCCTGAAAGAAGCGCCGATGAAGACTCTTTCCATCTCTGGCGGTCGCAAGGACAAGCTGCGTCCCGGGGATATCCTGGGTGCTTTGACCGGGACGGCGGGCGGTTTGACTTCCGCAGATGTCGGCAAGATCGAAATTCAGGACAAGATTTCTTTTGTAGCCGTGTCTGCCAAAGTTGC
Coding sequences within it:
- a CDS encoding TIGR02147 family protein, coding for MSTKNFVDVLKDHYKEKRANDRHFSQRAYARYIGIDDSRLSKILLGKRPIHPELVEAIGRKIHLSDQAIENFKKAELKKYRRHTRRAKNNVVRLQKIPLETFKIISDPRHYHILELLKLKSFQPDVQWVALVMGISSDQAQECVDRLQAVGLLRIESDGTWVDTSEGFTTDILSDVAATEAHRRFQKAVLLRSVQALQDLSLGHRDQSSIVVATDSRKLHEAKQMIKAFRRKLGLFLSESETKDQVFQLSLSLYPLNKEE
- a CDS encoding cytochrome b/b6 domain-containing protein encodes the protein MNNYSFKKYQPLSLRVWHWLNALAILGLLGTAFLRKTFLSWRTNSALIENKLQEAGTTITPELAKDIAVSIRTPMWDWHYVLGFTLGGLLLVRVLVGIFAVKKCPATHAAQSAWNLPKVPAGQKANAVHYTLVKTGYALFYLVTVFMVASGLLLYFKTELGISKEALNPVKEIHELMMWFFVAFVVGHIVGIVVAENRHDQGLVSDMIHGGRKE
- a CDS encoding STAS domain-containing protein — protein: MEDQKSFQYSFNQKNKMLVVSFSGEINTPVLPALEACRQELLAKREVSCVVLYFQDVDSISADAIPWLAQVQREIRLKPAEIRLCSLRENLRERLVRMGVIRGLEVADDLKSALLSFSRVG
- a CDS encoding TolC family protein, with translation MKVFAALLLAVFVTTSTAFAAPKTTPQNSATVRINPDTLRRMFLDRNVGIAISLNNVHQAKERVNVARGNLLPSVNLGGAISSGPSFALNTVSFLLPFLMPSNWMDLKENTYLLKAQGMSHYIAQLNGYSSAYSIYMTILGDIELRGILALQYENLKAIEEQLRLPAQLGMIREEEYLQAQAQTQMALVQLSQVDELVLQEKAAIRELLGLSLTTEIVFEDAAVAVSPVENWSPQSLLTQVHENSPESRQMAAMITSAQYNKWSKAFSFLGGHSLGASRMNGAMGSLEHSGSVNFGFAYFPNLKISNLNIEQLKLRKKELQLEQANLIEVTLGSLMEAQKQYNAAALAHANLVKVYDAEVLRYKLGMTDLLHVLEASNGLTNSVTNKIKAQTALNTLRISLHRIMISEQFAKVEDCEIERRGSGGIKGKLGRVFNPEKYQVTLDEVCGN
- a CDS encoding VOC family protein gives rise to the protein MHICGWFEIPVKDMSRAMKFYEQSFDVSFTLSEMGPVKMAMFPMKEKEPGATGALVQGSDYKPSHDGCLLYFSVNSIEDSLKKIKDKGGKTLTDKKSIGQYGFIATFEDTEGNKVALHAKN
- a CDS encoding murein L,D-transpeptidase catalytic domain family protein yields the protein MSLIDFGKRSTQARFFIINMSTGEVTAIHTAHGKGSDANHDGYADKFSNKSGSNASSLGYYLAAETYTGKHGLSLKLDGLSSTNSNARARAVVIHGASYVKESSVIQGRSWGCPAVANHLRDKVIGMLKGGSLIYAFAK
- a CDS encoding superoxide dismutase family protein, which codes for MFKALSKALVLTLVGASSVYAQQDPIAIIIRNAKGEQVGNATLTDVTNGMRIQMELQNLPPGEKAFHIHEKGLCTAPDFKSAGAHFNPDKKKHGHKSKGGPHAGDFNNIVVKEDGTASVDVVNPMLTVRAGKNSVVSKEGTAIVIHAKADDYKSQPAGEAGDRIACGEIKTPPDTKPVIK
- a CDS encoding CAP domain-containing protein — encoded protein: MVRVSFLFLFVLALTACAGGGGGDSAGPGAGGSNEQESNGESSEAECDPMTGMACEVLMAVNHERTSRGLDALVALPACVAEAQAHADDMVARNFFAHDSPTETTTQRFARFGLSGSYWGENIAAGYSTAAQVMAGWMSSAGHRNNILSSNFRTMGVGIAANSQGMLHWVQCFSGKSAL
- a CDS encoding RNA recognition motif domain-containing protein gives rise to the protein MGKKIYVGNLSYSLDDQSLADTFAEFGNVESARIVIDRETGRSKGFAFVEMSTDDEAATAIAKLNGVELMGRAMNVSEAKPMAPRENRGGFGGGRGGGGGNRGGGFGGGNRGGRF
- a CDS encoding CvfB family protein; this translates as MVQIGQINKLKVVKKMEYGVFLDGGSDGEILLPARYQPENCEVGAELEVFVCFDSEDRLVAMTEMPFAMVGTFGLLKVKSIERVGAFLDWGLPKDLFLPFSEQTRDLKIGQNVLVYLYLDKTDRIASSMRLDRFIDKESGNYEAGQSVDLLIAAKTDLGYKAIINGRHWGMLYANEVFQQLEYGQRLKGFIKQVRDDGKIDLRLNEAGHKATADIGERIMELLKSKGGFLPITDKTDPEAIYDLFGVSKKKYKIALGGLYKKRLITVHDDGIRLVDGR
- the dbpA gene encoding ATP-dependent RNA helicase DbpA, whose translation is MSQNQFSSLPLSPELLAVVQELGFETLTPIQQESIPLLLAGKDIIGQAKTGSGKTAAFSLPILNKIQIDLPQLQALILCPTRELASQVVTEIRKLGRRLPGLKVLAMTGGQSGREQADALENGVQIVVGTPGRLADFVGRSRIDLSAVKTVVLDEADKMLDMGFADEIKTVMRDLPGSRQTVLFSATFPESIEHLSRKYQRHAQQVIIEDEEQNLIEQLVYDSEDDDKTNVLMRILQQHPSDSTIIFCNTKNAVAEIAERLNDLGAASGCLHGDMEQRERDRVMAMFRNGSHRILVATDVAARGLDIDSLELVINFDLPLSPEIYVHRIGRTGRAGKTGVAVTIAHPKDTLKLAQFEDLTGGKFARPSLGFKNQYGLNKTLKEAPMKTLSISGGRKDKLRPGDILGALTGTAGGLTSADVGKIEIQDKISFVAVSAKVADGAMQKLREGRIKGQKFQIKFVK